In Rutidosis leptorrhynchoides isolate AG116_Rl617_1_P2 chromosome 2, CSIRO_AGI_Rlap_v1, whole genome shotgun sequence, one genomic interval encodes:
- the LOC139891529 gene encoding phytyl ester synthase 1, chloroplastic-like → MALIPSNSSVALSPIISLKENVRLRTCVVCQNWGVLSHDSVKMSGVSHANRKGTNVATSRQDEHEELKPFWDDGYGTRTMRDCTEIAMDLIKSDGGPPRWFCPVACGKSVKDSPLLLYLPGIDGTGAGLAVHEKAFGKVFQVQCLHIPVWDRTPLEGLLRIIEETVMSEHNLSPNKPIYLLGECFGGTLALAVAARNPTIDLILVLANPATSYDRSMMHHLSSLMAVLPEEHYGMFPYAFSPLFGDYIKMLMVKTYDVNDFQSVLQLPANLCKDLPLLSVVARILPKDTLTWRLKLLKSAADYANSRLHATVAQVLVLASGNDKLMPSKDEAHRLSRLIKHCNVRVFEDNGHTILLERGANVLATIRSNHMYRRFSKFDIFNDFLPPSDEEFKTSLVEKWWYRLYIDAVAFSTMEDGKVVSGLAGIPDEGPVLIVGNHMLLAFDVFPLVAEFVREKKIMLHGLTHPEIFHINPLLNFFIIPLTDFIKNSGAIPVSGRNFYTSLQRKKHILLYPGGIREAMHRKGEAGKLFWPEKQEFVRMAVRFGATIVPYGGVGEDDILDLHTDYDDFKRNLIYNWLVNEYNKGRTNLREGMEGELADQQFHIPLFKFKIPGRLYFKFGKPIRTKGMEHMSTNEDFCQKLYSQIKCDVEKNVAYLLEKREEDPCRGVVERILWQLVYGFEDQVPSFEP, encoded by the exons ATGGCCTTAATTCCGAGCAATTCAAGTGTTGCATTATCACCCATTATAAGCTTAAAAGAGAACGTTAGGCTGCGTACATGTGTAGTCTGTCAAAATTGGGGAGTATTATcacacgattcagttaaaatgaGTGGTGTTTCTCATGCTAATAGGAAGGGTACCAATGTAGCTACTTCTCGACAAGATGAACATGAAGAGCTGAAACCATTTTGGGATGACGGTTATGGGACTCGAACCATGAGAGACTGCACCGAAATAGCCATGGATTTAATTAAGAGTGACGGTGGGCCGCCTAGGTGGTTTTGTCCTGTTGCATGTGGCAAATCTGTAAAAGATTCACCACTTCTTTTGTATTTACCTG GAATCGATGGGACTGGAGCCGGCCTTGCTGTGCATGAGAAAGCTTTTGGAAA GGTTTTTCAAGTTCAATGCTTGCACATTCCAGTATGGGACCGAACACCTTTGGAAG GTTTGCTTAGAATTATTGAAGAAACTGTGATGAGTGAGCACAATTTGTCCCCAAATAAGCCAATTTATTTGCTTGGGGAGTGTTTTGGAGGAACGTTAGCACTAGCAGTAGCTGCTCGAAATCCTACCATTGACTTAATACTTGTCCTAGCAAATCCAG CAACATCCTATGATAGGTCTATGATGCACCATTTATCATCTCTCATGGCGGTTTTGCCTGAGGAACATTATGGGATGTTTCCTTATGCCTTCAGTCCTCTTTTTG gTGATTATATAAAGATGTTAATGGTTAAGACCTATGATGTAAATGATTTTCAATCTGTTTTGCAATTGCCTGCAAATCTTTGTAAAGATTTACCACTTCTTTCT GTAGTGGCTAGAATATTACCGAAAGACACTCTTACATGGAGATTAAAGCTACTTAAATCAGCTGCTGATTATGCTAATTCTCGTCTCCATGCTACTGTCGCTCAAGTATTAGTGCTTGCTag TGGCAATGATAAACTTATGCCTAGCAAAGATGAAGCCCATAGGCTTTCAAGATTGATAAAACATTGCAATGTACGCGTGTTTGAAGATAACGGGCACACTATACTATTG GAGAGAGGTGCTAACGTGCTTGCTACAATTAGATCTAATCATATGTACCGCCGTTTTTCAAAGTTTGATATCTTCAACGACTTTTTGCCCCCTAGTGATGAAGAGTTTAAAACCTCGCTTGTAGAGAAGTG GTGGTATCGTCTTTATATAGACGCCGTTGCATTTTCGACGATGGAGGACGGAAAAGTAGTGAGTGGTCTTGCAGGGATTCCAGATGAAGGCCCAGTACTAATTGTCGGTAATCATATGTTGCTCGCATTTGATGTTTTTCCTCTTGTTGCCGAGTTTGTAAGAGAAAAGAAAATCATGCTTCATGGTTTAACCCACCCTGAAATTTTTCACATCAATCCTCTCCTCAATTTTTTTATAATTCCCTTAACCGATTTCATAAAAAATAGTGGCGCAATTCCTGTTTCTGGAAGAAACTTTTACACATCGTTACAAAGAAAGAAACACATTTTACTTTACCCTGGTGGCATACGAGAGGCTATGCATCGTAAG GGTGAAGCTGGCAAGTTGTTTTGGCCTGAAAAACAAGAATTTGTAAGAATGGCAGTGAGGTTTGGGGCGACTATTGTACCATATGGAGGAGTTGGGGAAGATGACATATTAGAC CTACACACTGATTATGACGACTTTAAGCGAAACCTAATCTATAATTGGTTAGTGAATGAATATAACAAAGGGCGAACGAATTTGAG GGAGGGAATGGAAGGTGAGCTTGCAGATCAACAATTCCATATACCGCTCTTTAAGTTCAAAATACCAGGTCGACTGTACTTTAAGTTCGGGAAGCCTATAAGAACAAAAGGAATGGAACATATGTCAACTAACGAAGATTTTTGCCAAAAGTTATACTCACAAATAAAATGTGATGTCGAAAAGAATGTGGCTTATTTGTTAGAGAAGCGAGAGGAAGATCCTTGTCGAGGTGTGGTTGAAAGGATATTGTGGCAATTGGTATACGGGTTTGAAGATCAAGTTCCATCTTTTGAACCATGA